AAGGCAGACGATATGTAGCTGGGTAAATACACGAAATTATTTTATGCGAATTAAGAAAATAGAATCACCAGTAAACATACTGTAACAAATTTGTTTCTTcatcttttattaatttcatgcAGTAACTTGAAACATTTCGAAATTACAtgtaaagatgttttaaatataagtaaagagcgaattttcttctttattgtttcaaaatcCTTCAGAAATTGTTAATTATAgcgaaaacaacaaacatttgtaaaagtatctgtaaaactgttgtaaccttgaagaacaaaatatttgagtatcagtataaaaatataaccGGGTCATTAGGTTTAATGGCTGGCAATCAGGGTCTTCTCTGCTTCGAGGACTTTCTCTCGTTCCTTCAGAGTCTTCTGCTCATCCAAACTGTGTTGATGAAGGGCAGCACTGTGGTGCAAAGCGGAGTAATAGTGGCCAGGGTGGTAGTAACCACCGTAGTAATTACCAGGGTAGTAGTAATTTGGGTGATAGTAACCAGGGTTGTAGTAACCGGGATAATAGTGACGAGCCTGTTTAGCAGCACGCTCCTCTACTTTAAGCTCCTCAGCTTTATGTTTCTCGAGATCCGATACTTGTTGTTGGTTGATGTAATTCAGAGCTTCCTGTTGCAGGTTCTGCAGAAAGGCCGGATCGTGTTTACCTTCTGGAACGTTGAAGGGGAAGACTTCGGCCAAAGCAACAACGCAGAGACAAGCAAGGATTGCCttagttaaaaatacaaaactgtatcGTTACAAAGCTTCAtttaaaaaacgttattttaaaaatcaatttccgaacctataaatatacataaagtatTACAATCAATGAGAAAATCAATTGTTGTAAATTTATGAAAATGATGAAACGCTAACCAAACTGTTGAGAAAATCAACATTAGAATTTATAACGTTAATTAACACAGCGATTTGTTTAGTATGTAACAATTAATATCAGAACATTTTAAAGATAGAAATTCCATTCGTTTggatatatattcaaataaattattcagcatgatatgaaataataaacaataagttatgtttttaaaatcaagtgtttgttttgtgttttttcttagagcaaagccacaaagggctatctgctcagcccaccgaggagaatcgaacctctgattttagcgttgtaaatctggagacataccgctgtactagcgtgggtgGGCTTTAAAATCAAACCACTATCATGTTCAGCTCGGACTCTTACATAATGAAGAAGGGTGacatattgtttaatacataaaaccgtaataaaaaacagtaaaatgtatcaTAAGTAACCTCGTAATATGTCACTAACATTCCATGGAATtaatcaatatttaataatatttatccaGCCAAGTAAATTATAACGTCTTTCTgtgtatttatatctatatatctatatttaatatctagatatatatatatgttaataattcGATTGAAATTTTAAGTGCAGAAAATGAAACAAAGCTGTCgttgaaaataagtttaaaaaatgatactTTCTATTAACTTGAGAAACGGGAAAGTTGAATTTAACATTTGGATATAATATTTCaagttcaaaacatttaaaaatgtttaattttaaacaagaatGACTGCCGCGATCAAAGAGTTTAAACAACGCTTACCAATCGCATCATCTTTATATTGATTGTATGTAGAATCAACAGCTATCTTACTAAGGAAATCTGTACCAACAACAGTACCTCGATACACACTCTGGAAACTATTCTGGCTTTTATACTCTCTTCTTCATGGTCGTTTCTCAAAAGTAAACTAAAGATGTCCTTCCTAACTTTATTACCG
This genomic window from Tachypleus tridentatus isolate NWPU-2018 chromosome 10, ASM421037v1, whole genome shotgun sequence contains:
- the LOC143230278 gene encoding uncharacterized protein LOC143230278, translating into MMRLAILACLCVVALAEVFPFNVPEGKHDPAFLQNLQQEALNYINQQQVSDLEKHKAEELKVEERAAKQARHYYPGYYNPGYYHPNYYYPGNYYGGYYHPGHYYSALHHSAALHQHSLDEQKTLKEREKVLEAEKTLIASH